From a region of the Monodelphis domestica isolate mMonDom1 chromosome 8, mMonDom1.pri, whole genome shotgun sequence genome:
- the LOC103102885 gene encoding tripartite motif-containing protein 59-like: MLKFEEELMCPICYSIFEDPRVLPCSHTFCRKCLENVLQVSENVFRQSIMTCPTCRYLVEFPPRGIDSLPINFALRAIIEKCKKEDHPDGITCPEHFSQPLNMYCLQDRQPVCGHCLTIGQHQGHPIEDLQSAYKKEKEEPLKLFKQLTEGPLGDVSLLIEKLEEQKSHVEQIIQSDKETVLQYFKELNGILDLKKNALLSSLDDTRREIDKEYTPQIDRMKEIREEYIKLQSCTAFLGDEESPLKFLEKFHSVRQWAQALKQKKVPSVQPLEICPHEICPRIGSILNEEWARTEISEIKKLEVPKIKLSVQRIQCIPEEEEALVEEDLEEAEEALEEDVEEAEEALEEEEEEEALEEEEEEEALEEEEEEEALEEEEEEEALEEEEEEEALEEEEEEEALEEEEEEEALEEEDEEALEEEDEEALEEEDEEALEEEDEEALEGEDEEALEGEDEDSGEDSDKGEDSDKGEDSDKGEDSDKGEDSDKGEDSDKGEDSDKGEDSGEDLDEDSDSDSEDSGEDEGEDSDEDSGEDEDLDSDSDEDSEEDPGEEEDENLDEDSKIFSTLMLTVISGIWMFLLTLWTFSVPT; this comes from the coding sequence ATGCTTAAGTTTGAGGAAGAACTTATGTGCCCCATTTGTTATAGCATATTTGAGGATCCTCGAGTCCTGCCATGCTCCCATACGTTTTGCAGAAAATGTCTGGAAAATGTTCTTCAGGTATCCGAGAATGTCTTCAGGCAGAGTATCATGACTTGTCCTACTTGCAGGTATTTAGTTGAATTCCCTCCCCGTGGCATTGACTCTTTGCCCATCAACTTTGCCCTGAGGGCTATTATTGAAAAATGCAAGAAGGAAGATCACCCAGATGGCATCACATGCCCTGAGCACTTCAGCCAGCCACTCAACATGTACTGCCTGCAGGACCGCCAGCCGGTGTGTGGCCACTGCCTTACCATCGGCCAGCACCAAGGACATCCCATCGAAGACCTTCAGAGTGCctacaagaaagaaaaggaggagccCCTGAAACTCTTCAAACAGTTGACTGAAGGTCCCTTGGGAGATGTCTCTCTGCTCATTGAAAAGTTAGAGGAGCAGAAATCCCATGTGGAGCAAATTATCCAAAGTGATAAAGAAACCGTCCTCCAGTATTTTAAGGAGCTTAATGGTATCTTGGAcctgaaaaaaaatgctttactCTCTTCCTTGGATGACACTAGGAGGGAGATTGATAAAGAATACACTCCACAAATTGATAGaatgaaagaaataagagaagagtATATCAAATTACAGTCATGCACTGCCTTTTTGGGAGACGAGGAGTCACCACTTAAGTTCCTGGAAAAATTCCATAGTGTTCGTCAGTGGGCACAGGCACTGAAACAAAAAAAGGTGCCCAGTGTTCAGCCTCTTGAGATTTGTCCCCATGAGATTTGTCCCCGCATCGGCTCCATCCTGAATGAAGAATGGGCCAGAACTGAAATCAGtgaaataaaaaaacttgaggtTCCAAAAATAAAGCTCTCTGTCCAAAGGATACAATGCATCCCTGAGGAAGAGGAGGCCTTGGTGGAGGAGGACTTGGAGGAGGCAGAGGAGGCCTTGGAGGAGGATGTGGAGGAGGCAGAGGAAgccctggaggaggaggaggaagaggaagccctggaggaggaggaggaagaggaagccctggaggaggaggaggaagaggaagccctggaggaggaggaggaagaggaagccctggaggaggaggaggaagaggaagccctggaggaggaggaggaagaggaagccctggaggaggaggaggaagaggaagccctggaggaggaggacgaggaagccctggaggaggaggacgaggaagccctggaggaggaggacgaggaagccctggaggaggaggacgaggaaGCCCTGGAGGGGGAGGACGAGGAAGCCCTGGAGGGGGAGGACGAGGACTCGGGGGAGGACTCGGACAAGGGGGAGGACTCGGACAAGGGGGAGGACTCGGACAAGGGGGAGGACTCGGACAAGGGGGAGGACTCGGACAAGGGGGAGGACTCGGACAAGGGGGAGGACTCGGACAAGGGGGAGGACTCGGGGGAGGACTTGGACGAGGACTCGGACTCGGACTCGGAGGACTCGGGGGAGGACGAGGGTGAGGACTCGGACGAGGACTCGGGGGAGGACGAGGACCTGGACTCGGACTCGGACGAGGACTCGGAAGAGGACCCGGGGGAGGAAGAGGACGAGAACCTGGACGAGGACTCAAAGATTTTCAGCACTTTAATGCTGACAGTTATTTCAGGGATATGGATGTTTTTGTTAACCTTGTGGACTTTCTCAGTGCCTAcatga